The Desulfovibrio piger DNA segment TCCGGCATCAGATGCCCTTCCAGAATCTCAACCCCTTTATATTTGCAGAGGCATTGCAGAATTTCTTTTATACTTTCACGGAGCTGTGCGAAGATTATTTTTCTTCTATATTTTGGAGTAAAGACGATATGATACTTGCACAACCATTTCGTATGCGCTAGGCTATGAGCCTTGGTTCCCATAACAAAAACACCTTTCCGTTAATGTTGCGATGGGCTTGAACAACTTCATCGTAGCGGAAAGGTGTTTTTGTGTGTATAACGTATTGTCTCCACCCGCATAGCGGGTGGTTTTTTGTTTCGCGCCTGTCAGGCGCTCAACAGGCTAAAGCCCATAAAAAAAGGAAGGACGCCCGAAAGCGTCCTTCCTGTGTCTTTTCAGGGGGGGATCGTGCCTACTGCTTGGCGGCAGGCTGTTCCTTCGCAGGAGCGGCCGCAGGCTGGGAGGCCTTCTGGCCGGCAGCGTCATGGGCCTTGACCAGCTCTTCCGCGTCAGCCACCGGGAAGGAAGGCTTGACGTTGGGATCCTGCCAGCCGCCACCTAGGGCCATGCACACGCTGACCACGGCATTGAGGCGGTCACGCAGGGCGTTGGCCAGGCTCAGCTCGGCGCTGAACAACTGGCGTTCGGCATCCAGCACGGTCAGGTAGTCGGTGTAACCGTTGTCGTACTGCAGGCGGGCGATCTCCGCGGCGCGGCGCAGGCTGTCCACCTGGGCCTGGCTGGCCGCCACGATGGCGTCGGCCTCGCGCTGGGAGGTCAGGGAGGTGCGCACGTCCTTGAAGGCGTTCTGCACCGTCTTGCGGTACACGGCGATGGCCGCTTCCTTCTGGGCCTCGGCGTCCTTGACGTTATACCAGGTGCGGCCGAAGTCCAGCAGCGGCATGGAGCCGGTCACGCCGTAGCTCCAGGCGCCCGCAGGACCGCTGAACAGGTTCACCACGCTGGCGCTGAGGGTGCCCAGCATGCCCGTCAGGGAGATGGACGGGAAGAACTCGGCACGGGCCACGCCGATATTGGCGTTGTAAGCCATGATCATGTACTCGGCGGCGCGCACGTCGGGGCGGCGCTCCAGCAGTTCGGAGGGCAGGCCCGCAGGCAGCACGGGCGGGGCCGGCAGCTTGCTGATGTCGCCGCCGCGCGGCATGACGGCGCTCATGATGTCGCGGGGCGAACGGCCCAGCAGCACGGCCAGGCTGGCTTCGGCGCTGTCCACGGCCACCGTGGAGCTGTGCACCTGGGCACGGGCCGTTTCCACTTCGGCGCGGGCACGCTGCCAGTCCAGCTCCGTGATGTCGCCCTGACGGTAGCGGCTGGTATAGATGCCGAACGCATCCTCACGCGTGCGCAGGGTACGCTTGGCCGTGGCCAGCTGCATGTCCAGGGCCAGCAGGGCAAAGTAGCTCTGGGCCGTCTGGCTGGCCACCGAAAGGCGCAGGGCCTCGTGGCTGACCACGGTGTTCAGCAGCACATCCGACAGCATGGTGTAGTTGTTGCGGTACTTGCCCCAGAAGTCCAGTTCCCAGCTGGCCGAGAGCTGGCCCTGGTAGTTCACGTAGGAACGGTCCGCGATGCTGTTGTAGTTGGCGATCTTGGTGGAGTTGCTCTGCGAGGTGGCCGCACCGGCGCCGCTCACCGAGGGGGCGAGCTGGCTGGTGCCCACGCCCAGCTTGGCCGCGGCGGAATCGATCTTGGCCAGGCTTTCCGCCAGATCCTGGTTGTTCTTCAGGGCTTCTTCCACCAGGGCATTGAGCACGGGATCATTGAAGCGGGTCCACCAGTCGGTGTTCAGCGGACTGGGTCCCAGATCCACGGAACGCCACTCCTTGGGGATGTCCTGCTCGGGACGCTTATAGTCGGGAGCCAGGGAGCAGCCCGTGACGGCCAGGCAGAGCACCAGCGTCAGGCCCGCTTTCAGCAGGGGGGTCATATATCCTCCTCCTCATCGAAGCTTTTCTTGCCTTCGTTGGGGTCCTTCTTGCCCTGCAGCTTCAGGGAGATCCGCATGATGGTGCGGAAGAAGTAGGGAACGAAGAGCGTGGCGATGCAGGTTGCGGCCAGCATGCCGCCCACCACGGCGGTGCCGATGGCGTGACGGCTGTTGGCACCGGCGCCGGAGCTGATGGCCAGCGGCACGCAGCCCAGGATGAAGGCCAGCGAGGTCATGACGATGGGACGGAAGCGCAGGCGCGCCGCATGCATGGCGGCCACGTCCAGACTGCGCCCGCCGCGCCAGGCCTCGACGGCGAATTCCACGATCAAGATGGCGTTTTTGGCGGCCAGGCCCACCAGGGTGACCAGAGCCACCTGGAAGTACACGTCATTGGACAGGTCGCGCAGCCAGGTGGCCACCAGGGCGCCGAACACGCCGAAGGGCACGGCCGTGAGCACGGCCAGCGGCAGCGACCAGCTTTCGTACTGGGCGGCCAGGATCAGGAAGACCATGACGAGCGCCAGCACGAAGATGACGGTGGTGTCGGCGCTGGCCAGCTTTTCCTGCAGGGCCGAACCGACCCAGCCCAGGCCGTAATCGCTGGACAGCATCTTTTCCGCCACCTTTTCCATGGCTTCCAGGGCCTGACCGGAAGAATAGCCGGGGGCCGGTTCACCCATGAGGTGGGCGGCGGGGAACACGTTGTAACGTTCCATGGTCTGGGGCGCCGTGCGGCGTTCCAGGGTCATGATGGCATCCAGGGGCACCATGCCGCCCTTGTTGGTCCGCACGAAGATGTCGTGCAGGGACTCGGGCAGCAGGCGGTAATCGGCCTCGGCCTGCATGCGCACCTGGAAGGTACGGCCCAGGTAGTTGAAGTCGTTGACGTAGAGCGCACCGAAGGTGGCGTTCATGGCCGTGAAGACATCGCTGATGCTGATGCCCATGTCCTTGCAGCGCTCACGGTCCAGGTTGGCGTAGAGCTGCGGGGCACCGGTGGAGAACAGGCTGCGCAGGGTACCGATGGCCGGATACTTGGGCTGGCCGTTCTCGTCACGGGACGTGGCTTCCGCCACGAAGGCATTGGCCGTGGCTTCCAGATCCTGGCTGGTGCCGGCGCCGCGCATCTGGATGAAGCCTTCAAAACCGCCCGTGGTGGACATGCCGCTGATGGGCGGCGGCGTGAAGCCGATGGTCACGGCTTCGGGCTGCATCATGGTCACGCCCAGCACCTTGGTACTGATGGCCGAGGCGCTGCTCTCCGGCGTGGTACGTTCGCTCCAGGGCTTGAGCACGGCAAAGAAAGTACCGTAGTTGCTCTTGGACGACATGGAGGTGATGTCCAGGCCGTTCAGGGTCATGACCGTGTCCACGGACGGGTCTTTGCGCAGCACGTCCATGACCACGCGGGTCACGTCACGGGTGCGGTTCTGCACGGCACCGTCGTCCAGGATGGTCATGCCCAGGATGTAGCCCTGGTCTTCGTTGGGCACCAGGCCGCCGGGAACCACCCGGAACAGGAAGACCAGGCTGGCGATCATGCAGCCGAAGAGGGCCATGGAGATCAGGCCGTGGTCCTTGATGAAACGCACCGTACGCACATAGCGGTGCGTGGTCTTGCCGAAGAAGTAGTTGAAGACGACGAAGGGCTTGGCCGGCTGATGGTCATGCGCGTGCGGCTTGAGCAGCAGGGAGCACAGGGCCGGGGTCAGCGTCAGGGCCACGATGCCCGAAAGCACCACGGACACCGAGATGGTGATGGCGAACTGCTTGTACATCTGGCCCGCCAGGCCGCCCATGAAGGACACGGGGATGAACACGGCGCAGAGCACCAGCACGATGGCGATAACGGGGGCCGTCACTTCGCTCATGGCCTTGGCCGTGGCTTCCCTGGGCGGCAGGTGCTCGGTGCTCATGATGCGTTCCACGTTCTCCAGCACCACGATGGCGTCGTCCACCACGATACCGATGGCCAGCACCATACCGAACAGGGTCAGGGTATTGATGGTGTAGCCTAGGGCGAACATGCCCGCGAAGGTACCGATGATGGACACGGGCACGGCGATGCAGGGGATGAGGGTGGCGCGCCAGTTCTGCAGGAAGATGAACACCACCAGGAACACCAGGATCATGGCTTCCACCAGGGTGTGGACCACTTCGTTGATGGACTCCATAACGAAGTCGTTGGTGTCCACGACGATCTTGTAGTCGATGCCCTCGGGGAAGTTCTTGGCCAGCTCCTGCATGCGGGCGGTGACGGCCTCGCCGGTGGCGATGGCGTTGGCGCCGGGCAGCAGGTAGATACCCATGGCACGGGCCACCATGCCGTTGTATTCGCTGCTGACGCTGTAGTCCTTGCCGCCCATCTCGATGCGGGCCACGTCCTTGAGGCGCAGCATGGCGCTGTCCTCACCGGTGCGGATGATGATCTCGCCGAACTCCTGCGGCGTGGCCAGACGCCCCTTGGTATCGATCTGCCAGGAAAGCTGGGCGGTATCGGGCATGGGCGCGTCGCCCAGACGGCCGGGCGAGAACTGCGAGTTCTGCTCCTGGATGGCCGCGGCGATCTCGCTCACGGTGACGCCGTACTTGGCCAGCTTGTCCGGGACGAGCCAGATGCGCATGGCGTAGTCCATGTAGCCGAACACGGTCACGTCGCCCACGCCGGGCACACGCTTGAGTTCGTCGGCCACGTTCACCTGCATGTAGTTGTGCAGGTACACGGCGTCATAACGCCCGTCAGGCGAGAACAGGGCGATGATCTGCAGCATGGCCGGTGAACGTTTGGTCACCTGCACGCCCTGCAGGCGCACGGTCTCGGGCAGTGTGGTCTGGGCCAGGTTGACCTTGTTGTTGACGTTGACCAGGGCCATGTCCGGGTCGGTGCCCAGACTGAAATAGACGTTGATGGAGCCCGAACCGGAACCCGAGGAGGCCGTGGACGTCATGTAGAGCATGTTTTCCACGCCGTTGATGTTCACTTCCAGGGGGGCCAGCACGGTACCGGCGATGGTCTCGGCCGAGGCGCCGGGATAGAAGACCGTCACGTTGACCGTGGGCGGCACCAGTTCAGGATACTGGGCGATGGGCAGGGCCTTCATGGCCAGCGCGCCCACCAGCGTGATCACGATGGAGATGACCGACGAAAGGATCGGTCTGCGCAAAAAGATATTTGGTTTTGCCGAAGCTGCCATAGACCATCACCTACTTCTGAGCGGTCTTCTGGGCGGCCTGTCCCTTCTGGGCCTGTCCGTCACCCATGACGCTGACCTTGGCACCGGGGCGGGCCTTGACCATGCCTTCACAGATGATGCGTTCCCCGCCCTTGAGGCCGGAGTCCACAAGGTACATGTCGCCGATGGTCTCGCTGACCTCCACCTTCTGGGTGCCGACCACGTTGTCCTTGTCCAGGGTCATGACGAAGGAACCCTTCTGGGTGATGAGCACGGCCTTCTGGGGGATGAGCACGGCGTTGACCAGCACGTCGCCGTCCATGAAGATGCGCACATACTGGCCGGGCATGATCTGGCCGTCGCTGTTGGCGAAGGAGGCACGGGCCTGCACCACGCCGGTCTCGGGCTGCACGCGGCTGTCGATGAAGTCCACCTGGCCTTCGCCCTGGTACATGCTGCCGTCCAGCAGACGCAGACGGGCCTTGTAGATGTTGCCTTCGGGGAAGCGCAGGCGGCCTTCGGCGGCCAGCTGCTGACGGCGCATGTGCTGCGGCGCGGCAATGGAGAAATCGATGTACATGGGATCGGTCTGGTCCACGTAGGTCAGCAGGGAGTTGTTGCTGACCAGGTTGCCGGGCGTGAAGCTTTCCTTGGAGCTGTAACCGGACACGGGGGCCACCACCTGGCAGTAGTCCAGATTGATCTTGGCGGCACGCAGGGCAGCCTTGGCGTTGTCATAGGCGGCCTTGGCGTTGTCGCGATCCTTCTGGGAGACGGCGTTCTTGGCAAACAGGGGGCGCACGCGGTTCCACTCGCGCTTGGCGCTGTCGTACTGGGCCTCGGCCTGCTGGACGGCGGCCTCGTACTGGTCGCGCTCGATCTGGAACATGAGCTGACCGGCCTTGACGAACTCGCCTTCACGGTACAGACGCTTCTCGATGATGCCCTGCACACGGGCACGCACTTCGACGGACCGGGAGCCGGAGGCCTGGGCCTGGAATTCGGAAGGCCAGGGCACGTCCTTGGCTTCCACCTGGAAGACGCCCACCGGCGGGGCGGGCATCTGACCTTTTTGAGCACCTTCATCCTTGCATGCCGCAAGGCTGAAACAGAGAAGCAACAGCAGCGTTGCCAGAATGGTCTGTTTTCCGGTCATGATATCTTACTCCTGGGACAGCAGCGAACTGCCGATACGTGGAAAGCCCGCCCGCAAAGCGAGCGGGCTTTGAATCCCCTGCTAAACATTTTTTGCAAAATGCGTCAAGAAATGCAGGCTTATCTTGCTCTTAAAGTTCAATAAAGAAAAATCCTTTTATTCCAATGGGTTAGCGAACCGTACTTTTTTCTTGTAACTACTTGGAATAATTGACTAATTTTTTACGCCACTTTTTTAGGGGCTTTTCTGGCCTCAGCGGGCCGCCCGAAGAGCGCCCAGCGTCCCTGCCCTGGCGGCCATGAGCTCGGCCACCACGGAGACGGCGATCTGTTGCGGCGTGTCCGCGCCGATGCCCAGACCGATGGGGCAGCAGACCTTGTCCAGGGCCGCATCGCTGACGCCCTGCGCACGCAGCGCCTTGTAGACCGAGGCTTTTTTGCTGCTGCTGCCGATCATACCAATATAGAAGGCGTCCGTTTCCAGGGCCTGGGCCAGGACCTCACGGTCGAAGCTGTGGCCGCGGGTCATGATGGCCACATAATGGTGCCGGCCGATGCCGCAGCGGGCCGCCAGATCCTCGAAGGCAGGCAGGGTCAGGCAACGCCGGGCCATGGGGAAACGCCGGGGATCGGCGAACTCCGCGCGGTCGTCCACCACGTCCACCACGAAACCGGCGGCATGGGCCAGACGGGCCGTCTCCAGCGACACATGGCCGCCGCCGCAGAGCAGCAGCACCGGCGGCGCGTCCAGGGCCTCCACATAACGTTCCGCCAGACCGTCCCGCACCAGGCCGGGACGGCCCTTGCGCCCGGCCAGCAGGGGCCGCACGGCTTCCGCGCCCTCGTGCAGGCCCGCCACCAGGGGCTGGCCTTCGGGCAGGGCATCCAGATACAGGTCGCGCACGGGCGCATCGGCCCGGCTCACGTCCAGCAGCCAGATGCCGGTCAGCCCGGCTTTCAGGGCCGCGTCCGCCGCACGGAACAGGGGCGCCTGCGCAGGCGTCAGATATTCACAGAGCAGATCCATGCTGCCGCCGCAGATCATGTCGCTGTCGGGGCCAAGACCGGTGAGGTCGCAGCGCACGCGGGCGGAGCGTCCTTCCTTCAGGCAGACATTGGCCGCCTCCACGGCACGGGCTTCCAGCAGACCGCCGCCCACGGTGCCTTCCAGACCGGCAGCGGTCAGCAGGGCACGGGTACCGGCGGCACGCGGGGCCGAGCCTTCGCGCTCCACCACGGTCAGCAGGACCACGGCCTGCCCTTCGTCCAGCAGCCGGGCCGCGCGGGCCTCCAGGTTCAGCGGTACGCCCAGGCCATCCACCGGGGCGCTCACCAGCACCGGCGAGGCCGGCGCTTTAGGCATCCTGTCCATCGTCGCCTCCTTTCACATAGCCGCAGCCCTTGGTGGGGCACATGATCTTGACGCTGCCGTCGCGGCCGCGCTTCTCCACCAGATAGAAGGAATTACAGCGCGGGCAAGGTCCGGGCACGGGCTTGTCCCACAGGGCGAAATCACATTGCGGGTAGCGGTCGCAGGAATAGAAAAGCTTGCCGCGCTTGGTGCTTTTTTCCACCATGCGGCCTTCGCCGCAGCGCGGGCACATGACGCCCGTGGCCATGGGCGCGGTATAGTTGCAGTCCGGGTAGCCCGTGCAGGCGATGAAGCGGCTGCCCGTACGGGCGTGCTTGATGACCAGATCCTTGCCGCAGCGCGGGCACTCGCCCACCTTTTCCAGTTCGGGCTTCTGCGGGGCCACTATCTCCAGACGGCCGTCCTCGGTGCGCTGGAAATTGCTGGTGAAACGGCAGTCGGGATAGCCGCTGCAGGCCAGGAAGGGCCCGGCCTTGCCGAACTTGATCATCAGGGGCTTGCCGCAGTCGGGGCAGGCCAGATCGGTGGGCAGGCCGCCCTTGACGCTCTGCATGTTCTTGGCGGCAGCCGCCAGCGTGGGGTTGAAATCCGCGGCAAAGGCATGCATCAGGTCCACCCACTGCTGGTCGCCGTCGGCCACCTTGTCCAGCAGGCTCTCCATCTCGGCCGTGAAGCCCACGTCCATGAGATGCGGGAAGTGCTGCACCAGCTGCTCACAGACCACGCGCCCCAGATCGGTGGGGATGAAGTGGCGGTCCTGCAGGCTCACGTATTCGCGGTCCTGCAGGGTGGAGATGATGCTGGCGTAGGTGGAGGGGCGGCCGATGCCCTGCTCTTCCAGTTCGCGCACCAGGCTGGCTTCGCTGTAGCGGGCCGGGGGCTGGGTGAACTTCTGTTCCTTGTCCAGCTTCTCCAGCTTCAGGGTCTGGCCGGCCTCCAGGGGCGGCAGCTCGGCATCGCCTTCGTCCTTGCCGCGGGGCAGCACGGCCAAAAAGCCGGGAAAAAGCAGGCGCTCGCCCTTGGCCTTCCACTGGGTACGGCCGCAGGCCACGGTCACCGTGGTGTCGTGGAAGCGGGCCCCGGCCATCTGCGAGGCCACGAAGCGCGACCAGATCAGGCGGTACAGGTTGTACTGGTCCGGGGGCAGGGCCGCCTTGACCATCTCGGGCGTGATGTTCACATCCACGGGCCGGATGGCTTCGTGGGCGTCCTGCGCGCCGCTCTTGGTCTTGTAGACGCGCTTCTTGGCCGGCAGGTAATCGTTGCCGAACTCGCGCTGGATGAAGTCATGCGCCGCCTGCCGGGCCTCGTCGGCGATGCGGGTGGAGTCGGTACGCATGTAGGTGATGAGGGCCGTGATGCTGCCGTCTTCCATCTCCACGCCTTCGTAGAGGCGCTGGGCGATGTTCATGGTGCGCTTGGCCGTGTAGGAAAGACGCTGGTTGGCGGCCTGCTGCAGGGTGGAGGTGATGAAGGGCGGCTGCGGCGCGCGCTCGCGCTCCTTCTGTTCCACGCTCTCCACCACGAAGGGCTGGCCCTTGAGCTCGGCCTCCAGGGCGTTGGCCTCCTCGGCATTGCGGATCACGGCCTTCTTGCCGCCGATGCGCGCCAGTTCCGCACGCACGGAGGGCGGCACCCCGGCGCCCAGCAGGGCCTTGAACAGCCAGTATTCTTCCGGCTTGAAGGCGGCACGCTCGGCCTCGCGCTCCACGATGAGGCGCAGGGCCACGGACTGCACGCGCCCGGCGGAGATGCCGCGCTTGATGGTCTTCCAGAGCAGGGGCGAGATCTTGTAGCCCACCAGGCGATCCAGCACGCGCCGGGCCTGCTGGGCATCGAAAAGGTGCTGGTTGAGCTCGCGCGGATGGGCCAGGGCCTCCTTGACGGCGCGGGCGGTGATCTCGTTGAACTGGATGCGCTTGATGTCCTTGGCCTTGTCGCGGATCAGCTCCGCCACATGCCAGGCGATGGCCTCCCCTTCGCGGTCCGGGTCGGGGGCCAGATAGACGGTGTCGGCCTTGGCTGCGGCGCTGCGCAGCTCGCTGACCACGTTCTTCTTATTGTCGATGATCTCGTACTGGGGGGCAAAATCGTTGGCTTCGTCCACGCCCAGACTGCTGGACGGCAGGTCGCGCACATGGCCCACGCTGGCCTGCACCATGTACTGCGGTCCCAGAAATTTCTTGATGGTCTTCACCTTGGCCGGCGATTCCACGATGATCAGCTGCTTGCCCATGATGTCCCTTGTCCATCCGACTGCCGGACGGCAGTGGCAGGAGGTGAATGAAAAAAGACGGTCCCGTGGACCGTTCATGCTGCCTTGAGGCTGCCCGGAAGGAAAAAGAAGCAGGAAAAAAGCCGGGCCCGCCAGGTCCGCGGCAAGGGCCCTCAGGCCTGCCGTGTGCGCGGAGGATACGGCAAAATGCAGCCACGTCAAGCCCGCGTCGCCGCCACAGGGGCTCCCGGCGCGCCCTTTCCGCCGTCTGGACAGGCCTACCGGCCTGGGATACAACATATAAATGACCGGGATCATTTTCCCCCTCAAGGAGCCGTCATGCATCCGCACCGCATCCTGAGCCTGTTGTTCCTCCTGCTTCTGTCCCTGGCCCTGGGGGCCTGTGCCTCGCACGATGCCCGCCCGGTGCCGGAGCCCGGCGCGCCCCTGCCTGCCGTCACCCTGGAACGGGGCGACAGGGTCTTCATCAAGATCGAGAACGGCAAGAGCATGACGGAGGACCTGCACTCCATGCTCACGGCCTATCTGCAGAGCGAACGCGGCCTGAACCCGGCCTCGGACGTCAAGGAAGCCGACCTGGTGATCCTGGTGGAGATCCGCGACGTCTGGGCCACCAGCGACGGCAGCCGGGTGAGCGCCGGACGCACGCTGGGCAACGTGGGCACGGGCACCATGCTGGGCGTGCTGCTGGGCGGCCTGGTGGACGGGCGCGGCGGCGCCATCGTAGGCGCGGGCATCGGCGCCACGGTGGGCGTGGGCGCCACCCTGCACGACGCGGGCGACAGCTACACCAGCTGGGCCATGGAAGCCGCCGTGGGCACGGCCGCCCGCCGCATCCCCGACAAGGACAGCCTGCATACCGTTGCCGTGACCAGCCGCGGCGATCCCCGCAGCAAGGAAGAGGCCTTCGCCGGGCTGGAAGACGCCCTGTGCCGGGCCATCCTGGAGTCCATCAGGAGCTGACCGGCAGGCGAAAGCGCAGCACGCCGGGATCATTCATTTATTCCATATGGAAGGGCCGCAGCATCCAGCTGCGGCCCCTTTCTTTTTCCTGCCTTTGACCCGTGAAAAACCGGCGCTGCACTTGACAAAAAAGCGCTCTTCTGAATAGTCATATATATATTTTATAAAATTTATTAAAAAAAAGCAGGTTAGCGTAAACATGGGGTTGAATCGGTCGCTTTTGAGTCCTGCGGATTTCCGCAGCCGGGGACGTACCCCCCTGTATGCACGACTGGAAGAACGCCTGCGTCATCTCATCGAAACAGGCGTCTGGAAAGCCAATGAACGGATACCGACGGAACGTGAACTGGTCGATATGACCGGCATCGGGATCAACACCGTCAAAAAAGCCCTGAAAGACCTTGAACAGGCCGGCTACCTCCAGCGCCGCCAGGGCGCGGGGACCTTCGTCACGCCGCCGGAGACCCTCTTCGGCCTGCACAGGTATTACGGGATGATGCGCGATTTCGGCGATAACCTGGGACGGCATCACAAGGAATTCCTTTCCCTGCAGCTGGAAGACGCCTCCGATGACATCCGGCGCTACCTGGCCCTGGCGCCCGGTGTGCAGGTGTTCCGTCTGGAGCGTCTTCTCCATGTGGGCGGCCGGAAAAGCATCCATACCTTTTCCTGGCTGCCGGCCGATCTTTTTGCCGGTCTGGACGCCGTCCCCGTGGATGAGTTCACGACCTTCCCCCTGTATGAGCTGCTGGCCACACGGTTCAACGTCATTTCCCGCCGCAGCCGGGAGCTGCTGGCGGCCTGCACGGCCTCGGCATATGTCGCCTCCCTGCTGGAGATCCCGGAAGGGACCCCCATGCTCGCCACGGCCATCATCTCATTCGATTCCAGGAGCCGTCCTTTCGAATTTCGCAGAAGCTGTGTCCTTACGGATGTCATGAGATTGTACCGGGAATTCTGATACGCCCGTCAACCCTAGCCCGGGCCGCGGAGATCTTTCCCGGCCCTGGAGGTACTTGCCATGCACCTGCTGAAAAAGGTTTCCCTGTTCTGTACCTGTGCTGTCCTGCTCCTGGCCTGTCCGGCCATGGCCGACACCAGCTGGCCCACGAAGC contains these protein-coding regions:
- the topA gene encoding type I DNA topoisomerase; protein product: MGKQLIIVESPAKVKTIKKFLGPQYMVQASVGHVRDLPSSSLGVDEANDFAPQYEIIDNKKNVVSELRSAAAKADTVYLAPDPDREGEAIAWHVAELIRDKAKDIKRIQFNEITARAVKEALAHPRELNQHLFDAQQARRVLDRLVGYKISPLLWKTIKRGISAGRVQSVALRLIVEREAERAAFKPEEYWLFKALLGAGVPPSVRAELARIGGKKAVIRNAEEANALEAELKGQPFVVESVEQKERERAPQPPFITSTLQQAANQRLSYTAKRTMNIAQRLYEGVEMEDGSITALITYMRTDSTRIADEARQAAHDFIQREFGNDYLPAKKRVYKTKSGAQDAHEAIRPVDVNITPEMVKAALPPDQYNLYRLIWSRFVASQMAGARFHDTTVTVACGRTQWKAKGERLLFPGFLAVLPRGKDEGDAELPPLEAGQTLKLEKLDKEQKFTQPPARYSEASLVRELEEQGIGRPSTYASIISTLQDREYVSLQDRHFIPTDLGRVVCEQLVQHFPHLMDVGFTAEMESLLDKVADGDQQWVDLMHAFAADFNPTLAAAAKNMQSVKGGLPTDLACPDCGKPLMIKFGKAGPFLACSGYPDCRFTSNFQRTEDGRLEIVAPQKPELEKVGECPRCGKDLVIKHARTGSRFIACTGYPDCNYTAPMATGVMCPRCGEGRMVEKSTKRGKLFYSCDRYPQCDFALWDKPVPGPCPRCNSFYLVEKRGRDGSVKIMCPTKGCGYVKGGDDGQDA
- a CDS encoding efflux transporter outer membrane subunit, whose product is MTPLLKAGLTLVLCLAVTGCSLAPDYKRPEQDIPKEWRSVDLGPSPLNTDWWTRFNDPVLNALVEEALKNNQDLAESLAKIDSAAAKLGVGTSQLAPSVSGAGAATSQSNSTKIANYNSIADRSYVNYQGQLSASWELDFWGKYRNNYTMLSDVLLNTVVSHEALRLSVASQTAQSYFALLALDMQLATAKRTLRTREDAFGIYTSRYRQGDITELDWQRARAEVETARAQVHSSTVAVDSAEASLAVLLGRSPRDIMSAVMPRGGDISKLPAPPVLPAGLPSELLERRPDVRAAEYMIMAYNANIGVARAEFFPSISLTGMLGTLSASVVNLFSGPAGAWSYGVTGSMPLLDFGRTWYNVKDAEAQKEAAIAVYRKTVQNAFKDVRTSLTSQREADAIVAASQAQVDSLRRAAEIARLQYDNGYTDYLTVLDAERQLFSAELSLANALRDRLNAVVSVCMALGGGWQDPNVKPSFPVADAEELVKAHDAAGQKASQPAAAPAKEQPAAKQ
- a CDS encoding efflux RND transporter periplasmic adaptor subunit, producing the protein MTGKQTILATLLLLLCFSLAACKDEGAQKGQMPAPPVGVFQVEAKDVPWPSEFQAQASGSRSVEVRARVQGIIEKRLYREGEFVKAGQLMFQIERDQYEAAVQQAEAQYDSAKREWNRVRPLFAKNAVSQKDRDNAKAAYDNAKAALRAAKINLDYCQVVAPVSGYSSKESFTPGNLVSNNSLLTYVDQTDPMYIDFSIAAPQHMRRQQLAAEGRLRFPEGNIYKARLRLLDGSMYQGEGQVDFIDSRVQPETGVVQARASFANSDGQIMPGQYVRIFMDGDVLVNAVLIPQKAVLITQKGSFVMTLDKDNVVGTQKVEVSETIGDMYLVDSGLKGGERIICEGMVKARPGAKVSVMGDGQAQKGQAAQKTAQK
- a CDS encoding efflux RND transporter permease subunit, producing MAASAKPNIFLRRPILSSVISIVITLVGALAMKALPIAQYPELVPPTVNVTVFYPGASAETIAGTVLAPLEVNINGVENMLYMTSTASSGSGSGSINVYFSLGTDPDMALVNVNNKVNLAQTTLPETVRLQGVQVTKRSPAMLQIIALFSPDGRYDAVYLHNYMQVNVADELKRVPGVGDVTVFGYMDYAMRIWLVPDKLAKYGVTVSEIAAAIQEQNSQFSPGRLGDAPMPDTAQLSWQIDTKGRLATPQEFGEIIIRTGEDSAMLRLKDVARIEMGGKDYSVSSEYNGMVARAMGIYLLPGANAIATGEAVTARMQELAKNFPEGIDYKIVVDTNDFVMESINEVVHTLVEAMILVFLVVFIFLQNWRATLIPCIAVPVSIIGTFAGMFALGYTINTLTLFGMVLAIGIVVDDAIVVLENVERIMSTEHLPPREATAKAMSEVTAPVIAIVLVLCAVFIPVSFMGGLAGQMYKQFAITISVSVVLSGIVALTLTPALCSLLLKPHAHDHQPAKPFVVFNYFFGKTTHRYVRTVRFIKDHGLISMALFGCMIASLVFLFRVVPGGLVPNEDQGYILGMTILDDGAVQNRTRDVTRVVMDVLRKDPSVDTVMTLNGLDITSMSSKSNYGTFFAVLKPWSERTTPESSASAISTKVLGVTMMQPEAVTIGFTPPPISGMSTTGGFEGFIQMRGAGTSQDLEATANAFVAEATSRDENGQPKYPAIGTLRSLFSTGAPQLYANLDRERCKDMGISISDVFTAMNATFGALYVNDFNYLGRTFQVRMQAEADYRLLPESLHDIFVRTNKGGMVPLDAIMTLERRTAPQTMERYNVFPAAHLMGEPAPGYSSGQALEAMEKVAEKMLSSDYGLGWVGSALQEKLASADTTVIFVLALVMVFLILAAQYESWSLPLAVLTAVPFGVFGALVATWLRDLSNDVYFQVALVTLVGLAAKNAILIVEFAVEAWRGGRSLDVAAMHAARLRFRPIVMTSLAFILGCVPLAISSGAGANSRHAIGTAVVGGMLAATCIATLFVPYFFRTIMRISLKLQGKKDPNEGKKSFDEEEDI
- a CDS encoding GntR family transcriptional regulator, which gives rise to MGLNRSLLSPADFRSRGRTPLYARLEERLRHLIETGVWKANERIPTERELVDMTGIGINTVKKALKDLEQAGYLQRRQGAGTFVTPPETLFGLHRYYGMMRDFGDNLGRHHKEFLSLQLEDASDDIRRYLALAPGVQVFRLERLLHVGGRKSIHTFSWLPADLFAGLDAVPVDEFTTFPLYELLATRFNVISRRSRELLAACTASAYVASLLEIPEGTPMLATAIISFDSRSRPFEFRRSCVLTDVMRLYREF
- a CDS encoding XdhC family protein codes for the protein MDRMPKAPASPVLVSAPVDGLGVPLNLEARAARLLDEGQAVVLLTVVEREGSAPRAAGTRALLTAAGLEGTVGGGLLEARAVEAANVCLKEGRSARVRCDLTGLGPDSDMICGGSMDLLCEYLTPAQAPLFRAADAALKAGLTGIWLLDVSRADAPVRDLYLDALPEGQPLVAGLHEGAEAVRPLLAGRKGRPGLVRDGLAERYVEALDAPPVLLLCGGGHVSLETARLAHAAGFVVDVVDDRAEFADPRRFPMARRCLTLPAFEDLAARCGIGRHHYVAIMTRGHSFDREVLAQALETDAFYIGMIGSSSKKASVYKALRAQGVSDAALDKVCCPIGLGIGADTPQQIAVSVVAELMAARAGTLGALRAAR